Proteins from one Cicer arietinum cultivar CDC Frontier isolate Library 1 chromosome 3, Cicar.CDCFrontier_v2.0, whole genome shotgun sequence genomic window:
- the LOC101500941 gene encoding epoxide hydrolase 2 — translation MEGIEHRTVEVNGIKMHIAEKGKEGPVVLFLHGFPELWYSWRHQIAALGSLGYRAVAPDLRGYGDTDAPGSVNSYTGFHIVGDLVALIDLLGVEQVFLVAHDWGAIIGWYFCMFRPERIKAYVCLSVPLLHRNPKIKTVDAMRAAYGDDYYICRFQEPGKMEAQMAEVGTAYVLKNILTTRKTGPPILPKGEYGTGFNPDTPDTLPSWLTEADLAYFVSKFEKTGFTGGLNYYRNLNLNWELMAPWRGAKVYVPVKFITGELDMVYTSLNMKEYIHGGGFKEDVPNLEEVIVQKGVAHFNNQEAAEEISNHIYEFIKKF, via the exons ATGGAAGGAATTGAACACAGAACAGTTGAAGTAAATGGAATCAAAATGCATATTgcagaaaaaggaaaagaaggaCCCGTTGTTTTATTCCTTCATGGTTTCCCTGAACTCTGGTACTCATGGCGCCATCAGATTGCGGCTCTAGGTTCCCTCGGCTACAGAGCCGTGGCTCCAGATCTACGTGGATACGGTGATACCGATGCTCCAGGTTCGGTAAACAGTTACACGGGGTTTCACATAGTGGGTGATCTTGTTGCGCTTATTGATCTTCTTGGTGTGGAACAAGTTTTCCTTGTTGCTCATGATTGGGGTGCTATTATTGGTTGGTATTTCTGCATGTTTCGCCCTGAAAGAATTAAAGCCTATGTTTGTTTGAGTGTTCCTTTACTTCATAGAAACCCTAAAATCAAGACTGTTGATGCTATGCGTGCTGCTTATGGAGATGATTACTATATTTGCAGATTCCAG GAACCTGGCAAGATGGAAGCTCAAATGGCTGAGGTTGGCACTGCATATGTGTTGAAAAATATCCTAACAACTCGGAAAACTGGTCCTCCAATACTTCCCAAGGGAGAGTATGGAACTGGATTTAATCCAGATACCCCTGACACCTTGCCCTCTTGGCTCACAGAAGCTGATCTTGCTTATTTTGTCTCCAAATTTGAGAAAACGGGCTTCACCGGAGGATTGAACTACTATAGAAACTTGAACTT AAATTGGGAGCTGATGGCACCATGGCGTGGAGCAAAAGTCTATGTGCCTGTGAAATTCATTACAGGCGAGTTAGACATGGTATACACCTCACTTAACATGAAGGAATATATCCATGGTGGAGGATTCAAGGAAGATGTACCTAACTTGGAGGAAGTGATTGTGCAAAAAGGAGTGGCTCACTTCAACAATCAAGAAGCAGCAGAAGAAATCAGTAATCACATTTACGAATTCATCAAAAAGTTTTGA
- the LOC105851828 gene encoding epoxide hydrolase 1-like, whose amino-acid sequence MGLGWNRVIYICIFIYLYIDISLGSSKELEGIEHRTIEANGIKIHIAEKGKEGPVVLFLHGFPESWYSWRHQIAALGSLGYRAVAPDLRGYGDTEVPSSISNYTIFDLVGDIVGVIDALGVDKVFLVGHDWGAVIGWQVCLFHPERVKAYVALSVPYAPRNPILKPVTAMRLLYGNDFYICRFQEPGKAEAEFAKVGAELVIRGMLTTRTPGPPILPKDGFGSDLDPANPPPLPSWLSQEDLSYYVSKFDKSGFTGALNYYRNINLNWKLTASWTGARVKVPVKFITGDLDLVYHLLGTKLYIKSGAFKLFVPNLEEVVIQKGVAHFINQEVADNVTNHIYEFIKKF is encoded by the exons atgGGTTTGGGTTGGAATcgtgttatatatatatgtatatttatatatttatatatagatatatcaTTGGGTTCAAGTAAAGAATTGGAAGGAATCGAACACAGAACAATTGAAGCTAATGGAATCAAAATTCATATAGCAGAGAAAGGAAAAGAAGGTCCAGTTGTTTTATTCCTTCACGGCTTCCCTGAAAGCTGGTACTCATGGCGCCACCAGATTGCGGCTCTAGGTTCACTCGGCTACAGAGCCGTGGCTCCAGATCTACGTGGATACGGTGACACCGAAGTTCCAAGTTCGATAAGCAATTATACGATATTTGACTTAGTTGGTGATATCGTTGGTGTAATCGACGCGCTTGGTGTGGATAAAGTATTTCTTGTGGGTCATGATTGGGGTGCTGTCATTGGTTGGCAAGTCTGTTTGTTTCATCCTGAAAGAGTAAAAGCTTACGTTGCTTTGAGTGTTCCCTATGCGCCTAGAAATCCCATATTGAAACCTGTTACTGCCATGCGACTTTTGTATGGGAATGATTTTTATATCTGCAGATTCCAG GAACCTGGGAAAGCAGAAGCTGAATTTGCCAAAGTGGGGGCAGAACTGGTTATTAGGGGCATGCTCACAACTCGTACTCCTGGGCCACCAATCTTACCCAAAGATGGCTTTGGTTCTGATCTAGATCCTGCAAATCCACCTCCACTCCCTTCATGGCTCTCACAAGAAGATCTGTCTTACTATGTTTCTAAATTTGATAAATCAGGATTCACTGGTGCCCTTAACTACTATAGAAATATCAACTT AAATTGGAAGCTTACTGCATCATGGACTGGAGCAAGAGTGAAAGTACCTGTGAAATTCATCACAGGTGATTTGGATTTAGTTTACCATTTGTTGGGTACTAAGCTATATATTAAGAGTGGTGCTTTCAAGCTATTTGTGCCAAATTTGGAAGAAGTGGTTATTCAAAAAGGTGTTGCTCACTTCATCAACCAAGAAGTTGCTGACAATGTCACCAATcacatttatgaatttatcaagAAGTTCTGA
- the LOC140919620 gene encoding epoxide hydrolase 1-like: MEAQTAEFGTAYVLKNILTTRKTGPPILPKGEYGTGFNPDTPDTLPSWLTEADLAYFVSKFEKTGFTGGLNYYRNLNLNWELMAPRHGAKIYVPVKFITGELDMVYTSLNMKEYIHGGGFKEDVPNLEEVIVQKGVAHFNNQRAAEEISNHIYKFIKKF, translated from the exons ATGGAAGCTCAGACGGCTGAGTTTGGCACTGCATATGTGTTGAAAAATATCCTAACAACTCGGAAAACTGGTCCTCCAATACTTCCCAAGGGAGAGTATGGAACTGGATTTAATCCAGATACCCCTGACACCTTGCCCTCTTGGCTCACAGAAGCTGATCTTGCTTATTTTGTCTCCAAATTTGAGAAAACGGGCTTCACTGGAGGATTGAACTACTATAGAAACTTGaactt AAATTGGGAGCTGATGGCACCACGGCATGGAGCAAAAATCTATGTGCCTGTGAAATTCATTACAGGCGAGTTAGACATGGTATACACCTCACTTAACATGAAGGAATATATCCATGGTGGAGGATTCAAGGAAGATGTACCTAATTTGGAGGAAGTGATTGTGCAAAAAGGAGTGGCTCACTTCAACAATCAAAGAGCAGCAGAAGAAATCAGTAATCACATttacaaattcatcaaaaagTTTTGA